In one Verrucomicrobiia bacterium genomic region, the following are encoded:
- a CDS encoding KpsF/GutQ family sugar-phosphate isomerase translates to MKSHLARAREVFDLEMAGLKAVRARLDEAFDAVVEKLLETVRQQGKVVVVGVGKSGIIGRKIAATLASTGVTSVVLDSVDAAHGDVGILNDGDVVLMLSYSGESEELIHLLPAIKRFNVSLVAVTGYPHSSVGRHAHLVLNVHVPKEACPFNLAPTTSTTAMLVLGDALAMALLDARGLKRTDFARYHPAGAIGRALLLKVGDIMRTGERHPIARETTTVREGLLLMTRAKAGCLTIINRHGKLAGVFTDGDLRRHMADNPQVLDRPLREVMTPHPVCVREDALAAEALKIFNERRIDDLVVINARREPVGLVDSQDLPRMKLM, encoded by the coding sequence ATGAAATCGCACCTGGCCCGCGCCCGTGAAGTGTTTGACCTGGAAATGGCCGGCCTGAAGGCCGTGCGGGCGCGTTTGGATGAGGCCTTCGACGCCGTGGTGGAGAAGTTGCTGGAAACCGTGCGTCAACAGGGCAAGGTGGTGGTGGTGGGGGTGGGCAAGTCCGGCATCATCGGGCGCAAAATTGCCGCCACCCTGGCCAGCACCGGGGTGACCAGTGTCGTCCTCGACAGCGTGGACGCGGCGCATGGCGACGTGGGCATTTTGAACGATGGCGACGTGGTGCTCATGCTCAGCTATTCCGGCGAATCAGAAGAATTAATCCATCTCCTGCCCGCCATCAAACGCTTCAACGTTTCCCTCGTGGCCGTTACCGGCTATCCCCATTCCAGCGTGGGACGGCATGCGCACCTGGTGCTCAATGTGCACGTGCCCAAGGAGGCCTGCCCCTTCAACCTGGCTCCCACCACCAGCACCACCGCCATGCTGGTATTGGGAGACGCCCTGGCGATGGCCCTGCTGGACGCCCGCGGGTTGAAACGCACTGATTTTGCCCGCTACCATCCCGCCGGTGCCATCGGCCGCGCCCTGTTGTTGAAGGTAGGCGACATCATGCGTACCGGCGAGCGTCATCCCATTGCCCGCGAAACCACCACCGTGCGCGAAGGCTTGTTGCTGATGACCCGGGCCAAGGCGGGCTGTCTGACCATCATCAATCGCCACGGCAAACTGGCGGGGGTCTTCACTGATGGCGATCTGCGCCGGCACATGGCCGACAATCCGCAGGTGCTTGATCGCCCGCTCCGCGAGGTGATGACCCCCCATCCCGTATGTGTGCGCGAGGACGCCCTGGCCGCTGAAGCCTTGAAAATTTTCAATGAACGCCGTATAGACGATCTGGTGGTCATCAACGCCCGCCGCGAGCCGGTGGGCCTGGTGGATTCCCAGGATTTGCCGCGCATGAAACTCATGTAA
- a CDS encoding prolyl oligopeptidase family serine peptidase, producing the protein MAPRTAQAQKAGTQTPQRFAATITREVHLQYLLYLPKDYTEDAARRWPLLLFLHGAGERGSDLNKVAVHGPPKLIRQGTNFPFIVVSPQCPTDERWRPEELIRLLDHVCFHYAVDTNRIYLTGLSMGGFGSWSLASLYPERFAAVAPICGGGEVIDVLLAPPKRREALKNLGIWAFHGAKDPVVPLSESERMVGAFKRAGCQEVELTVYPEAQHDSWTETYANPKLYEWLLKHSR; encoded by the coding sequence ATGGCACCCCGCACCGCTCAAGCCCAGAAGGCTGGCACGCAAACCCCGCAACGTTTTGCGGCCACCATCACCCGCGAAGTTCACCTCCAATACCTCCTGTACCTGCCCAAGGACTACACGGAGGATGCCGCCCGGCGCTGGCCGTTGTTGCTTTTCCTGCATGGCGCCGGCGAGCGGGGCTCGGACCTGAATAAAGTCGCCGTACACGGCCCCCCCAAGCTCATCCGTCAGGGCACCAACTTCCCCTTTATTGTGGTTTCCCCGCAATGCCCCACAGACGAACGCTGGCGGCCCGAGGAATTGATCCGGCTGCTGGACCATGTCTGCTTTCACTACGCCGTGGATACCAACCGCATTTATCTCACCGGCCTGAGCATGGGCGGCTTTGGCTCCTGGAGCCTGGCCTCGTTGTACCCGGAGCGCTTTGCCGCCGTGGCCCCCATCTGCGGCGGGGGCGAGGTCATTGATGTCCTCTTGGCCCCCCCCAAACGGCGCGAGGCCTTAAAAAACTTGGGCATCTGGGCTTTTCACGGCGCCAAGGATCCCGTGGTCCCGCTCTCGGAATCCGAGCGCATGGTGGGGGCCTTCAAGCGCGCCGGTTGTCAGGAAGTCGAGTTGACGGTTTATCCCGAAGCCCAGCACGATTCGTGGACGGAAACCTACGCGAATCCCAAATTGTACGAGTGGTTGCTCAAGCACTCGCGCTGA
- the uxaC gene encoding glucuronate isomerase translates to MSFITDDFLLQTKTARRLYHEFAAPQPILDYHCHLPPKDVAENRQFQNLFEIWLEGDHYKWRAMRANGVPERLITGDAPPYEKFLAWAKTVPHTLRNPLYHWTHLELRRYFGIRELLDETTAPKIWQRANAQLARPEFSAQGILQKFKVVAVCTTDDPADDLRYHQALARTSLPCKVYPTFRPDKALMVHRPDVLQPWLAQLEKVSNTDIRNLDGLLTALKKRHDFFHALGGRLSDHGLERCYDAFIAERRAAAIFAKARAGRPVTLEEQFQFASFMMLQFGYWDAEKGWTKQLHIGAQRNNNTRLFRQLGPDTGFDSIGDWPQARALANYLDRLDQENRLPKMVLYNLNPAANYVFGTMIGNFQDGSVPGKIQWGSGWWFLDQKEGMEWQLNALSNLGLLSRFIGMLTDSRSFMSYPRHEYFRRTLCNLLGRDVENGELPDDDALLGPLVQNICFTNALNFLGLPAVGRA, encoded by the coding sequence ATGTCCTTCATCACTGACGATTTCCTGTTACAGACCAAAACGGCCCGGCGGCTTTATCACGAATTCGCCGCGCCGCAGCCCATCCTCGACTACCACTGTCATCTGCCCCCCAAGGACGTGGCCGAGAACCGCCAGTTTCAGAACCTGTTTGAAATCTGGCTGGAGGGCGACCACTACAAATGGCGTGCCATGCGCGCCAATGGCGTGCCGGAGCGGTTGATTACGGGCGATGCTCCCCCCTACGAAAAATTCCTCGCCTGGGCGAAGACCGTCCCGCATACCCTGCGCAATCCGCTCTATCATTGGACACACCTGGAGCTGCGCCGTTATTTCGGCATTCGCGAGCTGCTGGATGAGACCACCGCCCCCAAAATCTGGCAGCGGGCCAACGCACAGCTCGCCCGGCCGGAATTTTCCGCGCAGGGCATTTTGCAAAAGTTCAAAGTGGTGGCGGTTTGCACCACCGACGACCCGGCGGATGATTTGCGCTATCATCAGGCCCTGGCCCGCACCAGCCTCCCCTGCAAGGTGTATCCCACCTTCCGTCCGGACAAGGCGCTCATGGTGCACCGGCCCGACGTGCTCCAGCCATGGCTGGCGCAACTGGAAAAGGTCAGTAACACCGACATCCGCAATCTGGACGGCCTCTTGACGGCTCTGAAAAAGCGTCACGACTTTTTCCACGCCCTGGGGGGCCGCCTGTCGGACCACGGCCTGGAGCGGTGCTACGATGCTTTCATCGCCGAGCGCCGCGCCGCGGCCATCTTTGCCAAAGCCCGTGCCGGGCGTCCTGTGACCCTGGAGGAGCAATTCCAGTTTGCCAGCTTTATGATGCTCCAGTTCGGTTACTGGGATGCCGAGAAGGGCTGGACCAAACAGTTGCACATTGGCGCCCAGCGCAATAACAACACCCGCCTCTTCCGCCAGCTCGGCCCCGATACCGGTTTCGATTCCATCGGCGACTGGCCCCAGGCGCGCGCCTTGGCCAATTATCTGGACCGCCTGGACCAGGAAAACCGCCTGCCCAAGATGGTGCTGTACAACCTCAATCCTGCGGCCAACTACGTCTTCGGCACCATGATCGGCAACTTCCAGGACGGCAGCGTCCCCGGCAAGATCCAGTGGGGCAGCGGGTGGTGGTTCCTCGATCAGAAGGAGGGCATGGAATGGCAGCTCAATGCCTTGTCCAACCTGGGACTCCTCTCCCGTTTCATCGGGATGTTGACCGACTCGCGCTCCTTCATGAGCTACCCGCGCCATGAGTATTTCCGGCGCACGCTGTGCAACCTGCTGGGGCGGGATGTGGAAAACGGCGAGCTGCCCGATGACGATGCCCTGCTGGGGCCGCTGGTGCAGAACATTTGTTTTACAAATGCCTTGAACTTTTTGGGGCTGCCGGCGGTGGGCCGGGCATAA
- a CDS encoding Rieske (2Fe-2S) protein: MSSSKDFPADNPSMAATPGASGEAVDRRVFIGAAMGGVGLCYLAAIGYPVYRYLASPVERAEAQAAVTEVTLPEAHKLPRKSALMFKFGPFTALLIHHEDGTWSAFNAKCTHLGCTVKYEPHHNRIFCECHGGIYDAKSGANTGGPPPRPLQVYQVKVSESGVVVSKS; the protein is encoded by the coding sequence ATGAGTTCCTCCAAGGATTTTCCAGCGGACAACCCCTCCATGGCCGCCACGCCGGGGGCCTCGGGCGAGGCCGTGGACCGGCGCGTTTTCATCGGTGCCGCCATGGGCGGGGTGGGACTTTGTTATTTGGCCGCCATCGGTTATCCGGTTTATCGCTACCTGGCCTCCCCCGTGGAACGGGCCGAAGCCCAGGCGGCAGTGACAGAAGTAACGTTGCCCGAGGCGCACAAACTGCCGCGCAAGAGTGCGTTGATGTTCAAGTTTGGGCCGTTCACGGCTTTGTTAATCCACCATGAGGATGGCACCTGGAGCGCCTTCAATGCCAAGTGCACGCATCTGGGCTGCACCGTGAAATACGAGCCGCACCACAACCGCATTTTTTGCGAGTGCCATGGCGGCATTTACGATGCCAAAAGTGGGGCCAACACTGGCGGCCCGCCGCCGCGCCCCCTGCAGGTGTATCAGGTCAAGGTGTCGGAATCTGGCGTGGTGGTATCCAAGAGCTGA
- a CDS encoding cytochrome bc complex cytochrome b subunit produces the protein MAALYGWLDERLGLEELLEFARHKTVPVHKHTFWYYWGGISLFFFMVQLFTGVLLLVYYRPGPEAYDSVRQITYDINFGWLIRSTHSWAANLMLVAIFVHMFSVFFMKAYRKPREFGWWSGLALLLMTMLFGFSGYLLPMDELAFFATKIGLEMPEKIPWIGPKIASLLRGGLEVNEFTVQRFFALHVVILPLLFLPLLGFHLWLVQKHGNALPPSEEAKPAEQRRSMPFFPNFLAKDLAMWLIALNVLAVLAALFPWQLGEQADPTKAPPPGIHPEWYFMSMFYVLELFQGTWGLALSMGIFTLGLVLWMLIPFFDPDSRNGKRARQATWFGLLVVFILTLTTILGYWGVYGKGH, from the coding sequence ATGGCTGCACTTTACGGTTGGTTGGATGAACGCCTGGGGCTGGAGGAGCTGCTGGAGTTTGCCCGCCACAAAACAGTGCCGGTCCACAAGCATACCTTCTGGTATTATTGGGGCGGCATTTCCTTGTTTTTCTTCATGGTCCAGCTCTTCACCGGCGTCTTGCTGCTGGTCTATTACCGCCCCGGGCCGGAGGCGTATGACTCGGTCCGGCAAATCACCTACGACATCAATTTTGGCTGGCTCATCCGCAGCACCCATTCCTGGGCGGCCAATCTGATGTTGGTGGCCATCTTTGTGCACATGTTCAGCGTCTTTTTCATGAAGGCTTACCGCAAGCCGCGCGAATTCGGTTGGTGGAGCGGCCTGGCGCTGCTGCTCATGACCATGTTGTTTGGGTTCAGCGGTTACCTGCTGCCCATGGACGAGCTGGCCTTTTTTGCCACCAAAATTGGCCTAGAAATGCCGGAGAAAATCCCCTGGATTGGCCCCAAGATTGCCAGCCTTTTGCGGGGCGGCCTCGAGGTGAACGAATTCACGGTACAGCGTTTCTTTGCCCTGCATGTGGTGATTCTCCCGCTGCTTTTCCTGCCGTTGCTGGGCTTTCACTTGTGGCTGGTGCAGAAACATGGCAACGCCCTGCCACCCTCCGAGGAGGCCAAACCCGCGGAGCAGCGGCGCTCGATGCCGTTTTTCCCGAATTTTCTCGCCAAGGATCTGGCCATGTGGCTCATCGCGCTGAACGTGCTCGCCGTGCTCGCCGCCTTGTTCCCCTGGCAGTTGGGCGAGCAGGCCGATCCCACCAAGGCCCCTCCGCCGGGCATTCATCCGGAATGGTATTTCATGAGCATGTTTTATGTGCTGGAACTTTTCCAGGGCACCTGGGGACTGGCCTTGAGCATGGGCATCTTTACCTTGGGATTGGTGCTGTGGATGCTGATTCCCTTTTTTGACCCCGACAGCCGCAACGGAAAACGCGCCCGCCAGGCCACCTGGTTTGGCCTGTTGGTGGTGTTCATTCTCACTCTCACCACCATCCTGGGCTATTGGGGCGTCTATGGCAAAGGCCACTAA
- a CDS encoding cytochrome ubiquinol oxidase subunit I, giving the protein MNYPFWDVPHIGSGWVIGLIAIFHVMISHFAVGGGFYLVLAERKALRENRQDWLEILRGHAKFFLILTGVFGAASGVGIWFAIGLAHPEATSTLIHNFVFGWAIEWVFFMVELTTAAVYYYTYGRISNELHLKVGWLYAVASFLTLVIINGILTFMLTPGQAWLNHALTGREADFFWQAFFNPTYWPSLVLRTLVCVSLAGIWALVTCSRLDGETHGNLKTELVRWSAKWLIPSFFLMPLVMVWYLLAVPETQRELLKLGISTIGSGAFTQVTRVGLVIIMASATIVLVVYFLAWRSPKDFTFSHAVAVLLLGLVATGAGEYTRETLRKPYVVGQHMYSNGVRVKWVEKYNKEGYLKNSPWVRQDPALPPALAVGEAMFRGQCMSCHTRDAYRSMERLLAGRNRESIGNVLKILHENGEPYRRYMPPLVGTEDEIKALGDYLLTLAKPAAPATNAAPAALASKP; this is encoded by the coding sequence ATGAATTATCCATTTTGGGATGTGCCACACATCGGCAGCGGGTGGGTGATCGGCCTCATTGCGATCTTCCACGTCATGATCTCGCATTTCGCCGTCGGCGGCGGCTTTTACCTGGTGCTCGCTGAACGCAAGGCCCTGCGCGAAAACCGTCAGGACTGGCTGGAGATTCTGCGCGGCCACGCCAAATTCTTCCTGATCCTGACCGGCGTTTTTGGCGCGGCCTCCGGCGTGGGTATCTGGTTTGCCATCGGCCTGGCGCACCCTGAGGCCACCAGCACGCTCATTCACAATTTCGTTTTCGGCTGGGCCATTGAATGGGTGTTCTTCATGGTCGAGCTGACCACGGCAGCCGTCTATTACTACACCTACGGCCGCATTTCCAACGAATTGCACCTGAAAGTGGGCTGGCTTTATGCCGTGGCCTCCTTTTTGACGTTGGTCATCATCAACGGCATCCTCACTTTCATGCTCACCCCGGGACAGGCCTGGCTCAATCACGCCCTGACCGGCCGCGAGGCGGACTTTTTCTGGCAGGCCTTCTTTAACCCCACCTACTGGCCCAGCCTCGTCTTGCGCACGCTGGTTTGTGTCTCCCTGGCCGGTATCTGGGCGTTGGTGACGTGCAGCCGTCTGGACGGGGAGACTCACGGAAACTTGAAGACGGAGCTGGTGCGGTGGAGCGCCAAGTGGCTCATTCCCTCCTTTTTCCTGATGCCGCTGGTCATGGTGTGGTACCTGCTGGCGGTGCCGGAGACGCAGCGCGAGCTGCTCAAGCTGGGCATCTCCACCATCGGCTCGGGCGCGTTCACCCAGGTGACTCGTGTGGGACTGGTCATCATCATGGCCTCGGCCACCATTGTGCTGGTGGTGTACTTCCTGGCATGGCGGTCACCCAAGGATTTTACCTTCAGCCACGCGGTGGCGGTCTTGTTGCTTGGCCTGGTGGCCACCGGCGCGGGCGAGTACACCCGGGAAACCCTGCGCAAGCCTTACGTGGTGGGGCAACACATGTACTCCAACGGCGTGCGGGTCAAATGGGTCGAGAAATACAACAAAGAAGGCTACCTAAAAAACAGCCCATGGGTGCGGCAGGATCCTGCTCTCCCACCGGCCCTGGCGGTGGGTGAAGCCATGTTTCGCGGCCAGTGCATGAGCTGCCACACCCGCGATGCCTATCGCTCCATGGAACGCCTCCTGGCCGGGCGCAACCGGGAGTCCATCGGCAACGTCCTGAAAATTCTCCACGAAAACGGCGAGCCATACCGGCGCTACATGCCGCCCCTGGTGGGGACGGAAGATGAAATCAAAGCCCTGGGCGATTATTTGCTGACGCTGGCCAAGCCCGCCGCGCCGGCCACCAATGCCGCCCCGGCGGCGCTTGCCAGCAAGCCTTGA
- a CDS encoding carbohydrate-binding protein, with protein MKPALILLLSLCAGLAAAFGAEYHVAPDGDDQAPGTRAKPFRTIQRAAAAAQPGDTVTVHAGTYRERINPPRGGTSDRQRITFQAAKGERVEIKGSEVIKNWVRVSNDVWKVTLPNALFGDFNPYRDVIRGDWFNPKGRVHHTGAVYLNGDWLIEAAQLDDLFLPAGETPAWLQRARQGYLLNVAWFRPVPNQGAGDCVPATRYSAKKGTQNAPCSEGGDCVGFIEHGHWLRFDNVDFGARTESLEVRGASAAQGGLIEFHLDRPDGPQVGRVVIPHTGDWQGWETFTARVLPLSGRQTVYFVFKGLQPAPLSAPLWFGQVNETHTTLFAQFPRVNPNEELVEINVRRTVFYPDQPGRNYITVRGFVMRHAATPWAPPTAEQVGLIGTHWSKGWIIENNIISHSICSGIALGKHGDKYDNTSADTAEGYVETIKRAHAHPIPWTREHIGHHVVRSNHISHCEQTAIVGSLGSAFCTVTDNVIHDIHVRELFTGAEMAGIKFHGAIDTVIRRNHIYRTCRGLWLDWMAQGTRVTQNLFHDNAWEDVFMEVNHGPFLVDNNIFLSNRNLLDMSEGGAYVHNLFSGHISNRPEPSRDTPYHRNHTTAVAGLAKTTGGDNRFYNNIFVGPGQITPPERRGNLKELRWVVSHGLWGYDGREFPTYAAGNVYLHGAEPTQAEKYPLVLTNLNPHLKLEEQQGRFFLHFAPGSALARAGAGLVSSELLGRARVPNEPYVNPDGSPLKIDVDYFGKKRSPSSPTPGPFEKPGGGPLRLRVW; from the coding sequence ATGAAACCAGCGCTCATACTTCTATTGTCTTTGTGTGCAGGCCTGGCTGCGGCGTTTGGCGCCGAATACCATGTTGCCCCCGACGGCGACGACCAGGCACCGGGCACGCGAGCCAAGCCTTTCCGCACCATTCAACGCGCCGCCGCGGCCGCCCAGCCCGGGGATACGGTTACCGTCCATGCCGGCACGTACCGCGAGCGGATCAACCCGCCGCGGGGCGGCACCTCGGATCGCCAGCGCATTACCTTCCAGGCAGCAAAAGGGGAGCGCGTGGAAATTAAAGGCTCGGAGGTGATTAAAAACTGGGTGCGCGTCTCCAACGATGTCTGGAAAGTAACCCTGCCCAATGCTTTGTTTGGGGACTTTAACCCCTACCGCGATGTTATCCGCGGCGACTGGTTCAACCCCAAAGGCCGCGTGCATCATACCGGGGCGGTGTATTTGAACGGGGACTGGCTCATTGAAGCCGCGCAATTGGATGATTTGTTCCTGCCCGCCGGCGAGACCCCCGCCTGGTTGCAGCGTGCCCGCCAAGGTTATCTGCTCAATGTGGCCTGGTTTCGGCCTGTGCCCAACCAGGGGGCCGGTGACTGCGTGCCTGCCACCCGCTACAGCGCCAAAAAAGGCACGCAAAACGCCCCCTGCAGCGAGGGTGGGGACTGCGTGGGTTTTATTGAGCATGGGCACTGGCTGCGTTTTGACAACGTGGACTTTGGCGCCCGCACCGAAAGCCTCGAAGTGCGCGGGGCTTCCGCGGCGCAAGGGGGCCTCATTGAATTCCATTTAGACCGCCCTGACGGCCCGCAGGTGGGGCGCGTTGTCATCCCCCACACCGGCGACTGGCAGGGCTGGGAGACCTTCACGGCGCGCGTCCTGCCGCTGAGCGGCCGCCAGACGGTGTACTTCGTCTTCAAAGGTCTGCAGCCCGCCCCCCTGTCGGCCCCGTTGTGGTTTGGGCAGGTAAATGAAACGCACACCACCCTGTTTGCGCAGTTTCCGCGCGTCAATCCCAACGAGGAGCTGGTGGAAATCAATGTGCGGCGCACAGTATTTTACCCTGACCAACCGGGACGCAACTACATCACGGTGCGAGGGTTTGTCATGCGTCATGCCGCCACTCCCTGGGCGCCGCCCACTGCCGAGCAGGTGGGGCTGATTGGCACCCACTGGAGCAAGGGCTGGATTATAGAAAACAACATCATCAGCCATTCCATCTGCTCCGGCATCGCCCTGGGCAAACACGGCGACAAGTATGATAATACATCTGCCGATACGGCCGAAGGTTACGTAGAAACCATCAAACGCGCCCATGCGCATCCCATCCCCTGGACGCGTGAACATATTGGCCATCACGTGGTGCGCAGCAACCACATCTCGCATTGTGAGCAGACCGCCATTGTGGGCAGCCTGGGCTCCGCTTTTTGCACGGTGACTGACAATGTCATTCATGACATTCATGTCCGCGAGCTGTTCACGGGCGCCGAAATGGCCGGGATCAAATTTCATGGCGCCATTGATACGGTCATCCGCCGCAATCACATCTACCGCACCTGCCGCGGCCTGTGGCTGGACTGGATGGCCCAGGGCACGCGAGTGACCCAAAATCTGTTCCACGACAACGCCTGGGAGGATGTGTTCATGGAGGTGAATCACGGGCCTTTCCTGGTGGACAACAACATCTTTTTGTCCAATCGCAATCTGCTCGACATGTCTGAAGGGGGAGCCTATGTGCACAATCTTTTTAGTGGCCACATCAGCAACCGGCCGGAGCCTTCCCGCGACACGCCTTACCACCGCAACCATACTACGGCCGTGGCGGGGCTGGCTAAAACCACCGGCGGCGACAACCGGTTTTACAACAACATCTTCGTCGGCCCCGGCCAAATCACGCCCCCGGAGCGCCGCGGCAACCTCAAGGAGCTGCGCTGGGTTGTCAGCCACGGTTTGTGGGGGTACGACGGACGCGAATTTCCCACGTACGCCGCCGGCAACGTATATTTGCACGGCGCAGAGCCAACGCAGGCCGAGAAATATCCGCTGGTGCTGACGAATCTAAATCCGCATTTGAAGTTGGAAGAGCAACAGGGACGCTTCTTCCTGCATTTTGCCCCCGGTTCGGCATTGGCCCGTGCGGGAGCAGGTTTGGTAAGCTCGGAATTATTGGGCCGCGCCAGGGTCCCTAATGAACCGTATGTCAATCCCGACGGCTCACCTTTGAAGATTGACGTGGACTATTTTGGCAAAAAGCGCAGCCCTTCCTCCCCCACGCCCGGCCCCTTTGAGAAGCCCGGCGGCGGCCCGCTGCGGTTACGGGTTTGGTGA
- a CDS encoding lipid A deacylase LpxR family protein — translation MKLRCITGACLALLWPGVDGWAAAPAPTEAPRQWTFSLRWENDTFAGADRFYTDGIALSLSHSGRSWLDPLMDRLPWGEGRRTVSYELGQIMVTPADTSLAVPDPNDRPYAGLLFAGLSLHVERDHLYHGLKLITGVVGPWSLAEETQKFVHDLVDSKQPQGWEYQLRNEPILNLVYEHRRKYALWGESRGFSVEALPIANAMLGNVLIQGQVGAQLRFGYRVPDDFGTTLMRGMVHLPPPRQPREAGSPRWGVYWFGGGNVNLVARDITLDGNTWRDSRSVDKEWMVPVAEVGMAFYYRGVQAAFTYVFWGKEFKGQNNYTEFGALTLSYSF, via the coding sequence ATGAAGCTGCGCTGCATCACAGGTGCATGCCTGGCGCTGCTCTGGCCGGGCGTGGACGGCTGGGCGGCGGCGCCCGCTCCTACCGAGGCGCCTCGCCAATGGACTTTTTCCCTGCGCTGGGAGAACGACACCTTTGCGGGAGCGGATCGTTTTTATACCGACGGCATTGCCCTGTCCCTTTCCCACAGTGGCCGCAGTTGGCTGGATCCTCTGATGGACCGGCTGCCATGGGGCGAGGGGAGGCGGACGGTGAGTTACGAGCTGGGCCAGATCATGGTGACGCCCGCCGATACTTCCCTTGCCGTGCCTGACCCCAATGACCGGCCCTACGCCGGCCTGCTGTTTGCCGGGCTGTCGCTCCACGTGGAACGGGATCATCTCTACCACGGCCTCAAGTTGATCACGGGCGTGGTGGGGCCGTGGTCCCTGGCTGAGGAAACGCAAAAGTTCGTGCACGACCTGGTGGACAGCAAGCAGCCCCAAGGCTGGGAATACCAGCTCCGCAATGAACCCATTTTGAATCTGGTTTATGAGCACCGCCGCAAATATGCCCTGTGGGGTGAGTCCCGGGGGTTCAGCGTCGAGGCGCTTCCCATTGCCAACGCCATGCTGGGCAATGTGTTGATCCAGGGCCAGGTGGGCGCCCAGTTGCGCTTTGGTTATCGCGTTCCAGATGATTTTGGCACCACCCTCATGCGGGGCATGGTGCATTTGCCGCCGCCGCGGCAGCCCCGGGAAGCGGGCAGCCCCCGGTGGGGCGTGTATTGGTTTGGGGGAGGCAATGTGAACCTGGTGGCGCGGGACATCACCCTGGATGGCAATACCTGGCGCGACAGCCGCAGCGTGGACAAGGAATGGATGGTGCCGGTGGCCGAAGTGGGCATGGCCTTTTATTACCGGGGCGTTCAAGCTGCTTTCACCTACGTTTTCTGGGGCAAAGAATTCAAGGGGCAGAACAATTATACCGAATTCGGCGCCCTCACGCTCAGCTACAGTTTCTAA
- the mutY gene encoding A/G-specific adenine glycosylase produces the protein MRGPTNRLAPPSTRWVRALLKWFAREARPLPWRRTTDPYAIWISEVMLQQTQVAIVIPYWERWMRELPTVQALAEASAQKVLKLWEGLGYYRRARHLQAAARQLVEQHQGQFPTTPAGWLELPGVGRYTAGAVLSIAFNQPAPILDGNVQRVLCRFHGFHQNPGTAAAQKQLWALAEAWVQLAAESGQKKPHLFPRACSALNQALMELGAVICTPRQPRCDACPLRGGCFACTHQQTHQLPVRERRAAVIKRITLAAVVEAGNQILVRQRPAEGVNGNLWEFPAYELPAEANEGVDKAAERRRLVQWLRRKLGVTAHDLRAAGTYRHNITCHRYEMRVWRAKALPLPPRDERARWITRTELNRLPMPAVHRRLARGI, from the coding sequence ATGCGTGGTCCGACAAATCGCCTTGCGCCACCCTCAACCCGCTGGGTGCGGGCTTTGCTGAAGTGGTTTGCGCGGGAAGCCCGTCCCCTGCCCTGGCGACGCACCACCGATCCTTATGCGATTTGGATTTCGGAAGTCATGCTCCAACAAACGCAGGTGGCCATCGTCATTCCCTACTGGGAACGCTGGATGCGCGAGCTGCCCACGGTGCAGGCTCTGGCTGAGGCCTCCGCGCAAAAGGTGTTGAAACTTTGGGAAGGGCTGGGTTACTACCGCCGGGCCCGCCACCTGCAAGCCGCGGCACGGCAGCTCGTTGAGCAACATCAAGGTCAATTTCCCACCACGCCGGCCGGTTGGCTGGAGCTGCCCGGCGTTGGGCGTTACACCGCGGGCGCCGTGCTGAGCATTGCCTTCAATCAACCGGCGCCAATCCTCGATGGCAACGTGCAACGGGTGCTTTGCCGCTTTCACGGCTTCCACCAAAATCCAGGCACCGCCGCAGCCCAAAAGCAACTTTGGGCTTTGGCGGAAGCCTGGGTCCAACTGGCGGCGGAGAGCGGACAAAAAAAACCGCACTTGTTTCCACGCGCCTGCTCCGCCCTCAACCAGGCTCTGATGGAGCTGGGGGCCGTCATTTGCACTCCCCGGCAACCCCGTTGTGATGCCTGTCCGTTGCGCGGGGGCTGTTTTGCCTGCACGCATCAGCAAACACACCAACTGCCCGTCAGGGAGCGGCGGGCAGCGGTTATTAAACGGATTACCCTGGCCGCCGTGGTGGAAGCGGGAAATCAAATTTTGGTGCGGCAAAGACCCGCTGAGGGTGTCAATGGCAACTTGTGGGAATTTCCCGCCTACGAACTTCCGGCGGAAGCCAATGAAGGGGTAGATAAGGCCGCAGAACGACGGAGACTCGTTCAATGGCTACGCCGGAAGCTGGGCGTCACGGCCCACGACTTGCGCGCCGCTGGCACCTATCGGCATAACATCACATGCCATCGTTATGAGATGCGTGTCTGGCGGGCCAAGGCCCTGCCCCTGCCCCCAAGGGATGAGCGAGCCCGGTGGATCACCCGCACCGAACTGAACCGGCTGCCCATGCCCGCAGTGCACCGGCGTCTGGCCCGGGGGATCTAA